The window TCTGCGCTCGGCCGGCTGGGAGCCGTGGGAGCTGTGGGAGAGCGGTCTCGAGATCGCCTCGACCTGCACCATCGCCCAGCTCTACGCCCTCCCCGGCAGCGAGGCGCCCTACGGCGTGCTCCGCCCCGGCACGGCCCGGCAGGCGCGGGCAGGCGGGTTCCCGAGCGTCGAGGAGTGGCCCGCGACCGCGCTCATCCGCCCGTGCTGCGACGCGTTCGTCGCCTCCTTCAAGATCTGGAACACCTCCACCGTGGGCGGCAATGTCGCCACCGCCCTGCCCGCCGGGCCCATGACCTCCCTGCTCGCGGGCCTGGACGCCGACGCGCTGCTGTGGGCGCCGGGCGGCGGGAAGCGTCGCGTCCCGGTCGCGCAGCTCGTGCTCGGCGACGGCCGCACCGTGCTCGGTCGCGGGGAGCTGATCCGCTCCTTCCTCATCCCGCGCGCGTCGCTGGAGTCCCGGGCGGCGTTCCGGCGGCTGTCCCTGTCGAACCTGGGCCGCTCCGGCGCACTGCTCACCGGCCGCGACCTGGGCGATGGGCGCCTGCGCCTGACGATCACCGCCGCGACCGTGCGGCCCGTGCAGCTCGAGGTGCCGCTCGGCGCCGGGGACGCAGAGGTGGCTCGGCGGGTGGAGGCGGCGCTGCCGGCCCGGCTCGTCCACGACGACATCCACGGCCTGCCCGAGTGGCGGCGCGACATGTCCGTGCTGCTCGCCCAGGAGATCGTCGCCGAGCTCAGCACCCCTCCCGCCCCGGTGCGGGAGGCGGCGCATCCGCTCGAGGGCGCGGGCGGGCACCTGCGCTGAGCGGGTCTGCGCCCGAGGCACCTCGATACGCATCGTCCCGCGCCGCCCCGGCCCCGCACGACCCCGTCGGCCGACCCCCGATGACCCGACCCCCAGGAGACCCGTCATGCCCCACGCCCCGTGCGACACCCTGATCCACTCCGCGCACCTGGTCGTGGACCGCGGGCGCGAGCTGCCCGGCGGCTGGATCGCGCTCACCGGCGGGCGGGTCGCCGCCGTCGGCGCGGCCGATGAGCCGACGCCCGAGGCGGCCGAGCGGATCGACGCCGGCGGGCGCCTGGTCACCCCGGGGCTCATCAACACCCACCACCACATGTACCAGAACCTCACCCGCGCCTACGCCCCGGCGATCAACGGGTCCCTGTTCGACTGGCTGACCGCGCTGTATCCGGTGTGGGCGCAGCTGGACGTCGACGACATCGAGATCTCCACCTATATCGCGATGATCGAGCTGCTGATGGGCGGCTGCACCACCAGCTCCGACCACCTCTACGTCCACCCCCGCCCGGGCTTCGTCGACGCGCAGGTGCGCGCCGCCCGCGAGGTGGGGATGCGGTTCGTCGCCACCCGCGGATCCATGACCCGCTCCGTCGAGGACGGGGGCCTGCCCCCGGCGTCCGTCGTCCAGGACCACGACGCGATCATGGCCGACGCCGAAGCGGTCATCGCCGCCCACCACGACCCGAGTCCCGGTGCGATGGTCCGGATCGCGCTCGCGCCCTGCTCCCCGTTCTCCGTGTCCGAGCGAATCATGGTCTCCTCCGCCGAGCTGTCCGCGCGCACCGGCGTGCGCCTGCACACCCACCTCGCCGAGGACCACGACGAGGACGACTACTGCGCCGAGGTGTACGGCTGCCGCCCCGTCGAGTACCTCGAGCGAGTGGGCTGGGCGGGGGAGCGCACCTGGCTCGCCCACTTCATCTACCCGAGCGAGGACGAGGTCGCGCGGCTCGGCCGCGCGGGCGTCTCCGCCACCCAGTGCCCGAGCTCCAACATGATGATCGGCCACGGCACGATGGACGCCCTGCGCTGGAAGGAGCTCGGGATGGCAGTGGGGCTCGGCTGCGACGGCTCCGCCTCCACCGACAGCGCGTCGCTGTGGATGGAGACCCGCAACGCCCTCCTGCTGGGCCGGCTCCGCAACGGCCCCGCCTCCATACAGGCCCGCGACGCGCTGGATCTTGCGACCCGGGGGAGCGCTCAGTGCCTCGGCTGGGAGGACGAGATCGGGCACCTGCGCCCCGGCGCCTGCGCCGACCTCGTGGTGTGGGAGACCCACCCCGTCGCGCTCGCCGGCGCGCTCACCGACCCCGTCGAGGGCTGGCTGCGCACCGGCCCCGCCCGCGCCTGGCACACGCTCGTGGCCGGAGGGGTGCTGGTGAGGGACGGGGAGCCGGTCGCGCCCGCGCTCGGCGAGATGCTGCGCGCGCACCGGCGGTCCGCCGAGCGGCTGCAGGCGGCGGCGCTGGAATGAGGGGCGGCCGACGGGCGTACGCGCACGCTCTCGCCATGCCGCGCTGACCTGCGCAGATGTTGATCCGCTCGTCCCGTCGGTCGCTCTGGCAGCGCCCGTGAGCGTCGCCACAGGGATTTGACGCCCTCGTTTCGCCACGTGTCAAGGTCGTGACCGACGAGCGCCGGCGGTCGACGGCGGCACGTCCGTCTCGACGCGGCAACCGTCTCCCGCATCCCCGATCCAGGAGTAGACGTGTCCCGTCACACCACCCACTGCTCCCGCTCCTCGTCCCGCTGCAGCTTCGGATCACGGAACCAGGAGGCCTGGGCGATCTCCTCCTCGGTGCGTGCGGCGGGACCGTCGGGGTTCGCCAGCACCGGATCCGGCTCCAGAGCGAAGGTCGCGGCGTCCTCGGAGACGGCGAGGTACTGCTCCTGCAGCTCGGCGCGGCCGTCCGTGGGCCGGGTGGCCAGCGCGATCACCCTCCCGGCGCCGAGGCCGGCGGTGTCCTGCTCGTCCACCACCGCGGAGCCGCTCCACACGTCGACCCCGTCGGCCCCTGTGAGCGCCGTGCCCTGGTGCGTGAAGGAGACCAGGTCCGTGCTGGTCCAGTGCGCCCAGGCGGTGGGGCCGGGAACGGTGTCCTCGCCGTGGTGCAGCCCGTAGAGATGCAGCGTGTCGCCGATCCGCACGGGGCGCTGCGGATCGCCGATCCAGCCGGTGGGAGGGGTGAGATGGAAGCGGGGGCGGAGGCTCTCGGACCCGTCGTCGGGCGTGTCCGTCCGGTCGCCGGGGGCGGGCCCCGGATCGTCCTCGCCCCCGGTGCAGGAGGCCGCGCCCAGCACGAGCGGGACGAGGACCATCCCCGCGGCGGTGCGCTGCAGGACGGATCGGCGGGCGAGGCGGGTCATGGCGGCTCCGGGGTGTGGCGACTGGATCGGTGCGCCCCATCACGCGGTCATCCGACGGTAGCGAAGGGGTGGGGCGCATCTCCATCGGGTGTGAGAGGGGCCGCGGGAGAGCGGTGCCCGCGTTGACCCGCCCGGTGCGGCCGAGAGGCCGTGCCGGGGAGGTCACGGCCCCGGCACGTCGAGACCGAACCTCCGCACGCGATCGTCCTGCTCGGACCGGGCGTCCTCTCGGTCGTCCTGCGGAACCGCCCCGCGCCCGGGCGCGGGTGAACTAGTGTGCGAGCACGGACCCGACGAAGGGAGCGCGTGATGAGACGGCGGCTGCCGTTCCTGGACAAGGCCGCGCCCGAGGCCTGGGACCTGCTCGGCGAGGTGCGCCGCGCCGTCGCCGAGCAGAACGAGGCCGCTGGGATCGCGACGACGACGCTCGAGCTCATGTACCTGCGCATCTCGCAGCTCAACGGCTGCGTTTTCTGCGTGGACCTCCACCACCGTCGGGCCGTGCGCGCCAGCGCGCCGGACGACCAGGTCGCGCAGCTGCCCGTCTGGCGCGACTCGCCCAGCTTCGATGCCGTCGAGCGCGCCGCGCTGCTACTCGGCGAGACGGTCACGACCCTGCCCGAGCCGATGGTCCGCGACCGCGACCTGATGACCGCGCGCGACGTGCTCGGAGAGCAGGCCTTCGCGGCGCTGGAGTGGTCCGCGGTGCT is drawn from Brachybacterium muris and contains these coding sequences:
- a CDS encoding FAD binding domain-containing protein, with product MDLSTVEEVLATADPDDFRAGDAWLGGGTVLFSYGSDRLRRLLDLRSAGWEPWELWESGLEIASTCTIAQLYALPGSEAPYGVLRPGTARQARAGGFPSVEEWPATALIRPCCDAFVASFKIWNTSTVGGNVATALPAGPMTSLLAGLDADALLWAPGGGKRRVPVAQLVLGDGRTVLGRGELIRSFLIPRASLESRAAFRRLSLSNLGRSGALLTGRDLGDGRLRLTITAATVRPVQLEVPLGAGDAEVARRVEAALPARLVHDDIHGLPEWRRDMSVLLAQEIVAELSTPPAPVREAAHPLEGAGGHLR
- a CDS encoding 8-oxoguanine deaminase → MPHAPCDTLIHSAHLVVDRGRELPGGWIALTGGRVAAVGAADEPTPEAAERIDAGGRLVTPGLINTHHHMYQNLTRAYAPAINGSLFDWLTALYPVWAQLDVDDIEISTYIAMIELLMGGCTTSSDHLYVHPRPGFVDAQVRAAREVGMRFVATRGSMTRSVEDGGLPPASVVQDHDAIMADAEAVIAAHHDPSPGAMVRIALAPCSPFSVSERIMVSSAELSARTGVRLHTHLAEDHDEDDYCAEVYGCRPVEYLERVGWAGERTWLAHFIYPSEDEVARLGRAGVSATQCPSSNMMIGHGTMDALRWKELGMAVGLGCDGSASTDSASLWMETRNALLLGRLRNGPASIQARDALDLATRGSAQCLGWEDEIGHLRPGACADLVVWETHPVALAGALTDPVEGWLRTGPARAWHTLVAGGVLVRDGEPVAPALGEMLRAHRRSAERLQAAALE
- a CDS encoding carboxymuconolactone decarboxylase family protein, with the protein product MRRRLPFLDKAAPEAWDLLGEVRRAVAEQNEAAGIATTTLELMYLRISQLNGCVFCVDLHHRRAVRASAPDDQVAQLPVWRDSPSFDAVERAALLLGETVTTLPEPMVRDRDLMTARDVLGEQAFAALEWSAVLMTTYNRLSVLSHHPVPGAR